One window of the Magnolia sinica isolate HGM2019 chromosome 19, MsV1, whole genome shotgun sequence genome contains the following:
- the LOC131235239 gene encoding protein RADIALIS-like 4 has translation MASSSMRSSTSSWTPKQNKQFERALALYDKDTPDRWQNVAKAVGGKSADEVKRHYDILIEDLKYIESGQVPFPNYRSSAGSKGSSSFDEEERLLKYLKLQ, from the exons atggCATCCAGCTCAATGCGAAGTTCGACTTCTTCATGGACTCCCAAACAGAACAAACAGTTTGAGAGGGCATTGGCCTTGTATGATAAGGACACCCCCGACCGCTGGCAGAATGTAGCAAAGGCGGTGGGCGGGAAATCCGCAGATGAGGTGAAGAGGCATTACGACATCCTCATAGAGGATCTCAAGTATATCGAGTCGGGCCAAGTGCCCTTCCCTAATTACAGGTCCTCTGCTGGTAGCAAAGGAAGCTCTTCCTTTGATGAAGAGGAAAG GCTTCTCAAATACTTAAAGCTCCAATGA